The following coding sequences are from one Capsicum annuum cultivar UCD-10X-F1 chromosome 3, UCD10Xv1.1, whole genome shotgun sequence window:
- the LOC107862382 gene encoding protein Dr1 homolog, translated as MESMDIVGKTKEDASLPKASMTKIIKEMLPPDVRVARDTQDLLIECCVEFINLISSESNEVCNREDKRTIAPEHVLKSLEVLGFGEYIEEVYAAYEQHKLETVDTVRAGKWSNNVAEMTEEEALAAQQRMFAEARARMNGVVTVPPKQQETEAEQKLDC; from the exons ATGGAATCTATGGATATTGTTGGTAAGACAAAGGAGGATGCTTCGCTTCCCAAAG CATCTATGACAAAGATTATTAAAGAAATGTTGCCCCCTGATGTTCGTGTTGCCCGAGATACCCAAGATCTTTTGATTGAATGTTGTGTAG agttcatcaatcttatcTCATCAGAATCGAATGAAGTTTGTAATAGAGAAGATAAACGAACAATTGCACCAGAACATGTACTCAAGTCTTTAGAG GTTCTTGGCTTTGGGGAATATATTGAAGAAGTTTATGCCGCATATGAACAACACAAGTTAGAGACCGTG GACACTGTGAGAGCTGGGAAGTGGAGCAATAATGTAGCTGAAATGACTGAAGAAGAAGCTTTAGCTGCACAACAGAGGATGTTTGCTGAAGCACGTGCGAGGATGAATGGAGTTGTTACAGTTCCTCCCAAACAGCAAGAGACAGAAGCGGAGCAAAAATTGGATTGCTAA